A genomic region of Miscanthus floridulus cultivar M001 chromosome 3, ASM1932011v1, whole genome shotgun sequence contains the following coding sequences:
- the LOC136544479 gene encoding protein ASPARTIC PROTEASE IN GUARD CELL 2-like yields MVDLMARDSARAEYLVIVRRLSPTYQSTDFFSRHGVEKVVSGLNKGSGGKYFVQVDVGSPPTEQHLVVDSDSDVIWECYTQADPLFHHDTSTTFSSVSCGSAICRTLRISG; encoded by the coding sequence ATGGTTGACCTCATGGCCCGTGACAGTGCACGCGCTGAGTACCTCGTGATTGTGAGACGCCTGTCCCCGACGTACCAGTCGACGGACTTCTTCTCTCGGCACGGAGTCGAGAAGGTGGTGTCGGGCCTCAACAAGGGTAGCGGCGGCAAGTACTTCGTCCAAGTGGACGTGGGCTCGCCACCCACGGAGCAACACCTCGTGGTGGACTCCGACAGCGACGTCATCTGGGAGTGCTACACGCAGGCGGACCCACTCTTCCACCACGACACGTCGACAACCTTCTCCAGCGTGTCGTGCGGCTCGGCCATCTGTCGGACGCTGCGCATCTCTGGGTGA